A single region of the Ptychodera flava strain L36383 chromosome 9, AS_Pfla_20210202, whole genome shotgun sequence genome encodes:
- the LOC139140736 gene encoding uncharacterized protein gives MIAGVPSYTLEQRASRWSAENIKIGVPLVRATRNHLNFLDMINDNPQVTEERLLSKAIKRYETLWLPLLASQGFTVEPMAAPLDIAWIWYIHLLAPQEYTKDCITVTSRVLNHRVMAKAEYAESLKKAKQRWDDMYAYDHFEMKLDEMKTSRDVESPYQTPYVTRIYYDLKSATNRQRIFDYQFILPHYRSRKFLTSALARYKRFLHLQHSNPGETLVPCFDIALMWQVHMLHPHIYRDDMMALMDNQLPHDGQAILRDIVDRTSEGLNHTADLYRATFGEEYCIPGTGYHGELPTAMVRHDISSFKTDTYEFLMERLEVASTLLTGEFVMAMRIVGGEKVFRRKSSNLVWDSKTGDGIVRFLFRESKKPCLQFKLKVIKLFGYSTVGVATIPITIFLDKSANDRRIEHTTTLLDSKNRHSGVQMSITFRIIPDIGLGFLKLSTGTYSMSEDDGVFGLTRTRDIDKRSSYSGDYNHRVNLRSSMSKKGLTTQHSLDSVLVDSRPLSIGSAAVIHTLLNSNHQIVFTAKVSHNQLKNSSKIEILDHHGSLVALSETIDSRALPNSRQVSDLNPETHCTLQKEDNERAMVIKARNCDWGICFGKWIRESGVEELGHGGFCRPRVSFYGLSRNMERKRTLIERSGFDFRLISVLTLDLRKGHIRFKGSDMSEVPQAVALAFSIALLLTQTSPCSNTVKCEERRSLVHKIMALPMVTSSLY, from the exons ATGATAGCCGGTGTACCGTCGTACACGTTAGAGCAGAGAGCCTCAAGATGGAGTGCGGAGAACATCAAGATAGGTGTTCCTTTGGTCAGGGCAACGCGCAATCACTTAAATTTTCTGGATATGATCAACGACAATCCTCAAGTGACCGAGGAGAGGCTGCTTAGCAAAGCAATAAAGCGATACGAAACGTTGTGGCTACCGCTTTTGGCCTCGCAGGGCTTCACGGTTGAGCCAATGGCAGCACCTTTGGATATCGCCTGGATATGGTATATCCACTTGCTAGCGCCACAGGAGTATACAAAGGACTGCATTACCGTGACAAGCCGTGTCTTGAACCATCGAGTTATGGCGAAAGCAGAATATGCCGAGTCGTTGAAGAAGGCCAAGCAACGATGGGATGACATGTACGCGTACGACCACTTCGAGATGAAACTGGACGAAATGAAAACAAGTAGAGACGTCGAGTCTCCTTACCAAACACCATACGTCACAAGAATATACTATGATCTTAAGTCGGCAACGAACAGACAGAGAATTTTCGACTACCAGTTTATTTTGCCACACTACAGAAGCAGAAAGTTCCTGACCAGTGCCCTGGCTCGCTACAAACGGTTTCTCCACCTTCAACATTCTAATCCCGGGGAGACCTTGGTGCCTTGTTTTGACATTGCCCTCATGTGGCAGGTACACATGCTGCATCCTCATATTTACAGAGATGACATGATGGCGTTGATGGACAACCAACTGCCTCACGACGGCCAAGCAATACTACGTGACATTGTAGATAGAACTAGCGAAGGACTCAATCACACCGCTGACCTGTATAGGGCAACTTTCGGGGAGGAATACTGCATTCCGGGAACGGGATATCATGGTGAACTTCCTACCGCCATGGTTCGGCATGACATATCGTCTTTCAAGACGGACACCTACGAGTTCCTGATGGAGCGACTTGAGGTGGCGTCCACGCTCTTGACGGGCGAGTTTGTCATGGCAATGCGCATAGTTGGCGGGGAGAAAGTTTTCCGACGCAAAAGCAGCAATCTGGTCTGGGACTCAAAAACTGGGGACGGCATTGTGCGATTCCTCTTCAGGGAAAGCAAAAAGCCGTGCTTGCAGTTTAAACTGAAAGTGATCAAACTGTTCGGGTACAGCACGGTTGGTGTCGCTACCATCCCGATCACAATCTTCCTCGATAAATCAGCCAATGACCGCAGAATAGAGCACACAACGACCCTCCTAGACTCTAAGAATCGACACAGCGGAGTGCAAATGTCAATAACTTTTCGGATAATTCCCGATATTGGCCTTGGCTTCCTGAAGTTAAGTACGGGAACATATTCAATGAGCGAAGATGACGGGGTATTTGGCCTTACAAGGACGAGGGATATAGACAAACGATCATCGTACAGCGGAGACTACAATCACAGGGTCAATTTAAGATCGAGCATGTCCAAAAAGGGCTTGACAACGCAGCATTCTTTGGACTCTGTTCTCGTTGACTCCAGACCGTTATCTATTGGATCGGCAGCTGTGATACACAC GTTACTAAATTCGAATCATCAGATAGTTTTCACAGCCAAAGTGTCTCATAACCAGTTGAAAAACTCTTCGAAAATTGAAATCCTTGACCATCATGGCAGCTTGGTGGCGCTGTCTGAGACCATCGATAGCCGTGCTCTGCCCAACAGTCGCCAA GTGAGTGACCTTAACCCCGAAACGCACTGCACTTTACAAAAAGAAGACAACGAGCGAGCCATGGTCATCAAAGCGAGGAACTGCGATTGGGGAATATGTTTCGGAAAGTGGATTCGAGAGAGCGGTGTAGAAGAGCTGGGCCACGGTGGTTTCTGTAGACCAAGGGTTTCTTTTTATGGTCTGTCTCGTAATATGGAGAGAAAGCGTACGTTGATAGAAAGGAGCGGCTTCGACTTCAGGTTAATTAGTGttttgacccttgacctcagaAAGGGTCACATCCGCTTCAAAGGCAGCGATATGTCAGAAGTACCACAGGCAGTTGCGTTGGCATTCTCGATTGCCTTGTTATTGACACAGACTAGTCCATGCAGTAACACCGTGAAATGCGAAGAACGAAGGTCATTAGTGCACAAGATCATGGCATTGCCGATGGTTACGTCGTCTCTTTACTAG